In Eucalyptus grandis isolate ANBG69807.140 chromosome 4, ASM1654582v1, whole genome shotgun sequence, the following proteins share a genomic window:
- the LOC104441280 gene encoding uncharacterized protein At2g24330, which translates to MKEKEREAEMENKGDGDSDDEKKQKNKKKKGKGLVSRIFGFFRKSRSDDFEKRLQNISKEEAAVLSRIKRRSQSWRRMARHLILFSLLFEIVAVGYAVMTTRSVDLDWKMRAFRVLPMFLLPALSFASYTGLVSFTRMCDRKDQKNLERLRAERQAKIDELKERTNYYTTQQLIQRYDPDPAAKAAAATVLASKLGADSGLKVFVGDESQSVASTGKSNDVELVQSSGLRNRKDLPTRASSEGSTMTRQSDGGGTPTSAAEHEQLVVDHYYPDGSSMQNNGWIARLAALLVGEDPTQSYALICGNCRMHNGLVKKEDFPYITYYCPHCRALNQPKQSEELVSGSPSPDVGSSRMGSGGDTIDNAAGSVSNSVATTSATIGATEVGEAPEKVASGDPAAKG; encoded by the exons atgaaagaaaaagagagagaggcagagatGGAGAACAAGGGCGATGGCGACAGTGACGAtgagaagaagcagaagaataagaagaagaaggggaaggggCTGGTGTCCCGGATTTTCGGCTTCTTCCGGAAGAGCCGGAGCGACGATTTCGAGAAGCGGCTGCAGAACATATCCAAGGAGGAAGCCGCCGTGCTCTCCCGTATCAAGAGGCGATCGCAGTCGTGGCGCCGGATGGCCCGTCATCTCATTCTCTTCTCCCTCCTTTTCGAG ATTGTTGCAGTGGGTTATGCCGTCATGACAACTAGGTCGGTTGATCTCGACTGGAAAATGAGGGCTTTTCGGGTCTTACCCATGTTCCTCTTGCCTGCTCTATCATTTGCATCTTATACTGGTCTTGTTAGCTTCACAAGAATGT GTGATCGCAAGGACCAAAAAAATCTTGAGCGGCTTCGGGCAGAGAGGCAAGCAAAAATTGATGAACTTAAAGAGAGGACTAACTATTATACTACTCAGCAGCTAATTCAG CGATATGATCCGGATCCAGCAGCCAAGGCAGCTGCTGCAACTGTCCTGGCATCGAAATTGGGTGCAGATTCTGGCTTGAAGGTGTTTGTCGGAGATGAATCTCAGTCCGTTGCTTCTACAGGGAAGAGCAATGATGTTGAGCTTGTGCAGTCCAGTGGGCTACGGAATAGAAAAGATTTGCCCACTAGAGCTAGCAGTGAAGGGAGTACCATGACGCGTCAATCAGATGGAGGAGGAACACCCACTTCAGCAGCAGAGCATGAGCAATTGGTTGTTGACCACTACTATCCAGATGGATCATCGATGCAGAACAATGGATGGATCGCTCGACTTGCAGCATTGCTTGTGGGTGAGGATCCAACGCAGTCTTATGCGCTCATATGTGGTAACTGCCGTATGCACAACG GGCTTGTGAAGAAGGAGGATTTCCCATACATCACTTACTACTGCCCACACTGCCGTGCCCTTAATCAGCCAAAACAGTCAGAAGAGCTTGTCTCTGGGTCTCCATCCCCAGACGTGGGTTCCTCGAGGATGGGTAGTGGAGGAGACACAATCGACAATGCCGCTGGTTCAGTGAGCAACAGTGTGGCCACAACGAGTGCCACCATAGGGGCCACCGAGGTAGGGGAAGCACCGGAAAAGGTTGCCTCTGGTGATCCGGCTGCTAAGGGATAG
- the LOC104441279 gene encoding glycine-rich protein A3 produces the protein MDGKDGRNNDPADKGLFSGLAGYAAGQYMHHGSYPPHGYPPQGYPPQGYSPQGYPPQGYPPQGYPPQGYPPQGYPPAGYPPPGGYPPVGYPPPPAGYPSAYPPPGGYPPAAYPGPSAPPVPYHSGHGPGPGMGAMVAGGLAAAAAGYGAHHISHGTHHLGHGAFFGHHHGKFKHGKFKHGKFGKRWKHGIFGKHKGKFFKRWK, from the exons ATGGATGGAAAAGACGGGCGCAATAATGACCCCGCTGACAAAGGGCTTTTCTCGGGCCTAGCTGGGTATGCAGCTGGGCAATACATGCACCATGGGTCATATCCTCCGCATGGATATCCTCCCCAGGGGTATCCTCCTCAGGGGTATTCTCCACAGGGTTATCCTCCTCAGGGGTATCCTCCACAGGGTTATCCTCCTCAGGGGTATCCTCCTCAGGGGTATCCACCAGCTGGTTATCCTCCGCCAGGTGGATATCCTCCTGTCGGTTATCCTCCTCCACCTGCAGGTTATCCATCAGCTTATCCACCACCTGGGGGATATCCACCAGCTGCTTATCCGGGTCCATCAGCTCCTCCAGTTCCATATCATTCAG GGCATGGTCCTGGTCCTGGTATGGGAGCAATGGTAGCTGGGGGCCTCGCTGCTGCAGCTGCTGGTTACGGGGCACACCACATTTCTCATGGCACTCATCATCTCGGACACGGGGCTTTCTTCGGCCATCATCATGGAAAGTTTAAACATGGAAAGTTCAAGCACGGGAAGTTTGGAAAGCGATGGAAACATGGCATTTTTGGAAAGCACAAGGGCAAGTTCTTTAAAAGATGGAAGTGA